In a genomic window of Poecilia reticulata strain Guanapo linkage group LG22, Guppy_female_1.0+MT, whole genome shotgun sequence:
- the marc1 gene encoding mitochondrial amidoxime-reducing component 1 isoform X1, which yields MDLKELAANALAQNKKAALLVGAAGAALLGFGLGYKYMRKPEKAVRVGVVSQILIHPLKSGKAVPVSVAECQKMGLKAGELEDRHWLVVTEEGNMVTARQEPRLVLVSLSCQGGYAALNGPDMEELKFPVKQPENHILDCRVFSKDIQGRDCGDKASHWLTTFLGGEKTFRLVHYEPHMKPRRPAESEPLFPQFEKVAYPDYGPIMLLSEASVKDLSSKLDQEVTTERFRPSIVIGDCEPFDEDSWEEIQIGSVRLQRVMSCGRCILTTVDPETGVMSRKEPLETLKSYRLCKPSEKHIYKKAPLFGQLHTVKKTGVLHVGAEVYKITS from the exons ATGGATCTGAAGGAGCTGGCTGCGAACGCGTTGGCCCAGAATAAGAAAGCGGCTCTTCTGGTCGGCGCAGCCGGAGCCGCACTTCTGGGATTTGGACTCGGATATAAATACATGCGAAAGCCAGAAAAAGCCGTTCGCGTGGGCGTAGTGTCGCAGATCCTCATTCACCCTCTCAAGTCGGGCAAAGCGGTGCCTGTGAGCGTCGCAGAATGCCAGAAAATGGGGCTGAAGGCTGGAGAGTTGGAGGATCG acacTGGCTGGTGGTGACGGAGGAAGGCAACATGGTGACGGCCAGACAGGAGCCCCGTCTGGTCCTGGTGTCCCTGTCCTGCCAGGGCGGCTACGCTGCTTTGAATGGACCAGACATGGAGGAGCTGAAGTTCCCAGTGAAACAGCCTGAGAATCACATCCTCGACTGCAG AGTGTTTAGCAAGGACATTCAGGGCAGGGACTGCGGCGACAAGGCGTCCCATTGGCTCACCACTTTCCTTGGAGGCGAGAAAACGTTTCGTTTGGTGCATTATGAGCCTCACATGAAGCCAAGGAGGCCGGCTGAGAGCGAGCCTCTTTTCCCCCAGTTTGAG AAGGTGGCGTACCCAGATTATGGGCCCATCATGCTGCTGTCTGAGGCATCTGTTAAGGATCTCAGCAGCAAACTGGACCAGGAGGTCACCACGGAGCGCTTCCGCCCGAGCATTGTGATCGGCGACTGCGAGCCGTTCGATGAG GATTCTTGGGAAGAGATCCAGATTGGCAGCGTGAGGCTGCAGCGTGTAATGTCATGTGGAAG GTGCATTTTGACCACAGTTGACCCAGAGACGGGTGTGATGAGCAGGAAAGAGCCTCTGGAAACTCTGAAAAG CTATCGACTGTGTAAGCCATCAGAGAAGCACATCTACAAAAAGGCTCCGCTGTTCGGGCAGCTGCACACCGTCAAGAAGACGGGCGTCCTACATGTTGGCGCCGAGGTCTACAAGATCACCAGCTAA
- the marc1 gene encoding mitochondrial amidoxime-reducing component 1 isoform X2, producing MDLKELAANALAQNKKAALLVGAAGAALLGFGLGYKYMRKPEKAVRVGVVSQILIHPLKSGKAVPVSVAECQKMGLKAGELEDRHWLVVTEEGNMVTARQEPRLVLVSLSCQGGYAALNGPDMEELKFPVKQPENHILDCRVFSKDIQGRDCGDKASHWLTTFLGGEKTFRLVHYEPHMKPRRPAESEPLFPQFEVAYPDYGPIMLLSEASVKDLSSKLDQEVTTERFRPSIVIGDCEPFDEDSWEEIQIGSVRLQRVMSCGRCILTTVDPETGVMSRKEPLETLKSYRLCKPSEKHIYKKAPLFGQLHTVKKTGVLHVGAEVYKITS from the exons ATGGATCTGAAGGAGCTGGCTGCGAACGCGTTGGCCCAGAATAAGAAAGCGGCTCTTCTGGTCGGCGCAGCCGGAGCCGCACTTCTGGGATTTGGACTCGGATATAAATACATGCGAAAGCCAGAAAAAGCCGTTCGCGTGGGCGTAGTGTCGCAGATCCTCATTCACCCTCTCAAGTCGGGCAAAGCGGTGCCTGTGAGCGTCGCAGAATGCCAGAAAATGGGGCTGAAGGCTGGAGAGTTGGAGGATCG acacTGGCTGGTGGTGACGGAGGAAGGCAACATGGTGACGGCCAGACAGGAGCCCCGTCTGGTCCTGGTGTCCCTGTCCTGCCAGGGCGGCTACGCTGCTTTGAATGGACCAGACATGGAGGAGCTGAAGTTCCCAGTGAAACAGCCTGAGAATCACATCCTCGACTGCAG AGTGTTTAGCAAGGACATTCAGGGCAGGGACTGCGGCGACAAGGCGTCCCATTGGCTCACCACTTTCCTTGGAGGCGAGAAAACGTTTCGTTTGGTGCATTATGAGCCTCACATGAAGCCAAGGAGGCCGGCTGAGAGCGAGCCTCTTTTCCCCCAGTTTGAG GTGGCGTACCCAGATTATGGGCCCATCATGCTGCTGTCTGAGGCATCTGTTAAGGATCTCAGCAGCAAACTGGACCAGGAGGTCACCACGGAGCGCTTCCGCCCGAGCATTGTGATCGGCGACTGCGAGCCGTTCGATGAG GATTCTTGGGAAGAGATCCAGATTGGCAGCGTGAGGCTGCAGCGTGTAATGTCATGTGGAAG GTGCATTTTGACCACAGTTGACCCAGAGACGGGTGTGATGAGCAGGAAAGAGCCTCTGGAAACTCTGAAAAG CTATCGACTGTGTAAGCCATCAGAGAAGCACATCTACAAAAAGGCTCCGCTGTTCGGGCAGCTGCACACCGTCAAGAAGACGGGCGTCCTACATGTTGGCGCCGAGGTCTACAAGATCACCAGCTAA
- the kcnk3b gene encoding potassium channel subfamily K member 3 has protein sequence MKRQNARTLALIVSILTYLVVGAAVFETLESKQEKSHKRRLDARKYELMRKFNLTKANFEELELVVLQLKPHKAGVQWKFAGSFYFAITVITTIGYGHAAPSTDSGKVFCMFYALLGIPLTLVMFQSLGERINTLVRYLLHQAKKCLGMRQTEVSMANMVTVGFFSCLSTLCVGAAAFSHCEGWSFLHAFYYCFITLTTIGFGDYVALQRDDALQNDPRYVAFCFVYILMGLTVIGAFLNLVVLRFLTMNTEDERRDAKQKALMTVGKPRGEVTRLLPLSTSTSSTVVANDATKAKDLKGAYTEVLHFQTICSCLWYRSKEKLQGSIPTMIPQEMTFSDAYLQQNSNCPHYMDPGSTGCVCSPRQCTSISSITTGLHILSPFNLFKRRSSV, from the exons ATGAAGAGACAAAACGCCAGGACACTCGCCCTCATCGTCAGCATCCTCACCTACCTGGTGGTCGGGGCGGCCGTCTTCGAGACCCTGGAGTCCAAACAGGAGAAAAGTCACAAGAGGAGGCTGGACGCCAGGAAGTACGAACTCATGCGCAAATTTAACTTGACCAAAGCGAACTTCGAGGAGCTCGAGCTCGTCGTTTTACAGCTCAAACCTCACAAAGCCGGAGTCCAGTGGAAATTCGCGGGCTCCTTTTACTTCGCCATCACTGTGATCACGACCATAG GTTACGGCCATGCAGCGCCCAGCACCGACTCAGGGAAGGTGTTCTGCATGTTCTATGCCCTGCTTGGGATCCCGCTCACCCTTGTAATGTTCCAGAGCCTGGGAGAGCGCATCAACACGCTCGTCAGATACCTGCTGCATCAAGCCAAAAAGTGCCTGGGAATGCGTCAGACTGAGGTCTCCATGGCAAACATGGTGACGGTCGGCTTCTTCTCCTGCTTGAGCACTCTGTGTGTGGGAGCCGCGGCGTTCTCCCACTGCGAGGGATGGAGTTTCCTGCATGCCTTCTACTACTGCTTCATCACGCTCACCACCATCGGTTTTGGAGATTACGTGGCCCTGCAGAGGGACGACGCGCTGCAGAACGACCCGCGCTACGTGGCTTTCTGCTTCGTCTACATCCTCATGGGCCTGACGGTGATCGGGGCGTTCCTGAATCTCGTCGTGCTTCGCTTCCTGACCATGAACACCGAGGACGAGCGCCGGGACGCCAAGCAGAAGGCCTTGATGACCGTAGGCAAGCCCCGAGGGGAGGTGACTCGTCTTCTACCGCTCTCGACCTCAACCTCGTCCACCGTCGTAGCCAACGACGCCACAAAGGCTAAAGATTTAAAAGGTGCTTACACCGAGGTGTTGCATTTCCAAACGATATGCTCCTGCTTGTGGTACAGAAGCAAAGAGAAGCTGCAGGGCTCCATACCCACCATGATCCCTCAGGAGATGACTTTCTCGGATGCCTACTTGCAGCAGAACAGTAACTGTCCTCACTACATGGATCCTGGATCAACAGGCTGTGTGTGCAGTCCACGTCAATGCACCAGCATAAGCTCCATAACAACAGGCCTACACATTCTGTCTCCATTCAATCTGTTTAAGAGACGCAGCTCCGTTTAG